Proteins encoded by one window of Acuticoccus sp. MNP-M23:
- a CDS encoding NADH-quinone oxidoreductase subunit M — protein sequence MSNWPLLSIIIFLPLVGVAFILAVRGNDENALENIRRVALITTLFNFVISLALWIGFDTADAGFQFVEKRDWIPGLISYHLGVDGISMPLIVLTTFLMPFCILASWRSITDRVREYMVAFLILEMLMIGVFAALDIVVFYIFFEGGLIPMFLIIGVWGGPRRIYATFKFFLYTLTGSLLMLIAIIAMYWESGTTQIPELLAYQFPADMQVWLWFAFFASFAVKMPMWPVHTWLPDAHVEAPTAGSVILAGILLKMGGYGFLRFSLPMFPNASADFAWLVFTLSVIAIIVTSLTALAQKDMKKLIAYSSVAHMGFVTMGIFAMNEQGVQGAVFLMLSHGIVSAALFLCVGVVYDRAHTREISAYGGLINRMPWYATVFLVFTLANVGLPGTSGFVGEFLSLVGTYKTSTWTAVLATTGVILSAAYALYLYRRVVLGPLEKESMRRMLDLSTREKFILVPLVVLTIAFGVYPNPVLKVTDASVNALIADIAEAEMPQTRPVVDTNSFTQTTGSSSDAVRAGLIAAGKDVPEEATSHGGDDHSDGGHASPEGAPHASEDAAADHAETGGAAAETTGH from the coding sequence ATGAGCAACTGGCCGCTCCTCTCCATCATCATCTTCCTGCCGCTGGTCGGCGTTGCGTTCATCCTTGCGGTGCGCGGCAACGACGAGAACGCGCTGGAGAATATCCGCCGCGTCGCGCTGATCACGACGCTGTTCAACTTCGTCATCTCGCTGGCGCTGTGGATCGGCTTCGACACCGCGGACGCAGGATTCCAGTTCGTCGAGAAGCGCGACTGGATCCCCGGCCTCATCAGCTACCACCTCGGCGTTGACGGCATCTCCATGCCGCTGATCGTCCTGACCACTTTCCTGATGCCGTTCTGCATCCTGGCGTCCTGGCGCTCGATCACGGACCGGGTGCGCGAATACATGGTCGCGTTCCTGATCCTCGAGATGCTTATGATCGGCGTGTTCGCCGCGCTCGACATCGTGGTCTTCTACATCTTCTTCGAGGGCGGCCTCATCCCGATGTTCCTCATCATCGGCGTGTGGGGCGGACCGCGGCGGATCTACGCCACGTTCAAATTCTTCCTCTATACGCTGACCGGCTCGCTGCTCATGCTCATCGCCATCATCGCGATGTACTGGGAGAGCGGGACGACGCAGATCCCCGAGCTTCTGGCCTACCAATTCCCGGCCGACATGCAGGTCTGGCTCTGGTTTGCCTTCTTCGCGTCGTTTGCCGTGAAGATGCCGATGTGGCCAGTCCACACCTGGCTGCCGGACGCACACGTCGAAGCGCCGACGGCGGGCTCCGTCATCCTTGCCGGCATCTTGCTGAAGATGGGCGGCTACGGTTTCCTGCGCTTTTCCTTGCCAATGTTCCCCAACGCCTCGGCCGATTTTGCGTGGCTCGTCTTCACGCTGTCGGTGATCGCGATCATCGTCACATCGCTGACGGCGCTGGCGCAGAAGGACATGAAGAAGCTGATCGCCTATTCGTCCGTCGCGCACATGGGCTTCGTCACCATGGGCATCTTTGCGATGAACGAGCAGGGCGTGCAGGGCGCCGTCTTCCTGATGCTGTCCCATGGCATTGTCTCGGCTGCGCTCTTCCTGTGCGTCGGCGTCGTCTACGACCGGGCGCACACCCGCGAAATTTCGGCCTATGGCGGGCTCATCAACCGGATGCCCTGGTACGCCACCGTTTTCCTGGTGTTCACGCTCGCCAATGTCGGCCTGCCGGGCACGTCGGGCTTCGTCGGTGAATTCCTGTCGCTGGTCGGCACGTACAAGACGTCCACCTGGACTGCGGTTCTCGCCACAACCGGCGTGATCCTGTCGGCAGCCTATGCACTCTACCTTTACCGCCGGGTTGTGCTCGGGCCGCTTGAGAAAGAGTCGATGCGCCGGATGCTGGATCTCTCCACCCGCGAGAAATTCATTCTGGTCCCGCTGGTCGTCCTCACCATCGCCTTCGGCGTCTATCCGAACCCGGTGCTCAAGGTGACCGACGCTTCGGTCAACGCGCTGATTGCAGACATTGCGGAAGCTGAAATGCCGCAGACCCGCCCCGTGGTGGACACCAATTCCTTCACGCAGACCACCGGCTCTTCCTCCGATGCCGTGCGCGCCGGCCTGATTGCCGCTGGCAAGGATGTGCCCGAAGAGGCGACCAGCCACGGCGGTGATGACCATAGCGATGGCGGTCACGCCAGCCCGGAGGGCGCACCGCATGCGTCCGAGGATGCCGCCGCAGACCACGCCGAAACTGGTGGCGCGGCCGCCGAAACCACCGGGCACTAG
- the nuoL gene encoding NADH-quinone oxidoreductase subunit L — protein MVQLIVFLPLVGFLFAFLFGRQVGHTAAQVFTTGLLFVCAVLSWVVFAAWGFGDAPTERILVAQWIISGDLEIAWRMRVDTLTAVMLVVVTTVSSLVHLYSFGYMSHDPAKAKFFAYLSLFTFAMLMLVTADNLLQMFFGWEGVGLASYLLIGFWSDRPSANAASIKAFVVNRVGDFGFLLGIFTLFALTGAVSLDAVFASGPVLADLTFNFLGINIAALELVCVLLFIGAMGKSAQLGLHTWLPDAMEGPTPVSALIHAATMVTAGVFMVARMSPLFEFAPDALALVAFIGATTAMFAATIGCAQNDIKRVIAYSTCSQLGYMFAALGMGAYGFAVFHLFTHAFFKALLFLGAGSVIHAMHDEQDMRRMGGLWKKIPFTYAGMVIGSLALTGFPLTAGYFSKDLIIESTYASGGWLGMYAFIMTVGAALLTSFYSWRLLFMTFHGKTRAPADTFKHAHESPWTMLVPMAVLSLGALFAGYVFVHSFESETAGSFWGGSIYTAASNHILHTVHDVPGWVVLSPAIVMVVGFVIALIFYMMSPGLPKKFVETFPRFHAFFYNKWYFDELYDFIFVRPARALGRLFWRGDGKIIDGLGPDGIAARVKDIAGFASRLQTGYLYHYAFVMLTGIAIFVTVMIAFDRGIL, from the coding sequence GCGCGGTCCTTTCCTGGGTCGTTTTCGCAGCCTGGGGCTTCGGCGATGCGCCCACCGAGCGCATTCTCGTCGCGCAATGGATCATCTCCGGCGACCTTGAGATCGCGTGGCGCATGCGCGTCGACACGCTGACCGCGGTGATGCTGGTTGTGGTGACCACCGTCTCCTCGCTGGTCCACCTCTACTCGTTCGGCTACATGAGCCACGACCCGGCCAAGGCGAAGTTCTTCGCCTACCTGTCGCTGTTCACCTTTGCCATGCTGATGCTGGTGACCGCCGACAACCTCCTTCAGATGTTCTTTGGCTGGGAAGGCGTCGGCCTCGCGTCCTACCTTCTCATCGGCTTCTGGTCCGACCGGCCGTCGGCCAACGCTGCGTCCATCAAGGCGTTCGTGGTCAACCGCGTGGGCGACTTCGGCTTCCTTCTGGGCATCTTCACCCTCTTCGCGCTGACCGGCGCGGTGAGCCTCGATGCCGTGTTCGCGTCCGGTCCGGTGCTCGCCGACCTCACGTTCAACTTCCTCGGCATCAACATTGCGGCGCTGGAGCTTGTCTGCGTGCTCCTCTTCATCGGCGCGATGGGCAAGTCGGCCCAGCTTGGCCTCCACACCTGGCTGCCGGACGCGATGGAAGGCCCGACCCCCGTGTCGGCCCTCATCCACGCCGCAACCATGGTCACGGCCGGCGTCTTCATGGTCGCCCGCATGTCGCCGCTGTTCGAATTTGCGCCGGATGCGCTGGCACTCGTCGCCTTCATCGGCGCCACGACCGCGATGTTCGCCGCCACCATCGGCTGCGCCCAGAACGACATCAAGCGCGTGATCGCCTATTCCACCTGCTCGCAGCTCGGCTACATGTTTGCGGCACTCGGCATGGGCGCCTACGGCTTCGCGGTGTTCCACCTGTTCACCCACGCCTTCTTCAAGGCGCTGCTGTTCCTCGGCGCCGGCTCCGTCATCCACGCGATGCACGACGAGCAGGACATGCGCCGCATGGGCGGCCTCTGGAAGAAGATCCCGTTCACCTACGCGGGCATGGTCATCGGCTCTCTGGCGCTGACGGGCTTCCCGCTCACGGCCGGCTACTTCTCCAAGGATCTCATCATCGAGAGCACGTACGCGAGCGGCGGCTGGCTCGGCATGTACGCCTTCATCATGACCGTCGGCGCAGCGCTCCTGACCTCGTTCTACTCCTGGCGCCTCCTGTTCATGACGTTCCACGGCAAGACCCGTGCGCCGGCGGATACCTTCAAGCACGCCCACGAATCGCCGTGGACGATGCTGGTGCCCATGGCAGTGCTCAGCCTTGGCGCGCTGTTTGCGGGCTACGTGTTCGTCCACTCCTTCGAGAGCGAGACCGCCGGATCCTTCTGGGGCGGGTCGATCTACACCGCGGCCAGCAACCACATCCTGCACACCGTGCATGACGTGCCCGGCTGGGTGGTGCTGTCACCCGCCATCGTCATGGTCGTCGGCTTCGTGATCGCATTGATCTTCTACATGATGTCGCCGGGGCTGCCGAAGAAGTTCGTCGAGACGTTCCCGCGGTTCCATGCGTTCTTCTACAACAAGTGGTACTTTGACGAGCTTTACGACTTCATCTTCGTTCGCCCGGCCCGTGCGCTTGGCCGCCTGTTCTGGCGCGGCGACGGCAAGATCATCGACGGTCTCGGCCCCGATGGCATCGCCGCCCGCGTGAAGGACATTGCGGGTTTCGCAAGCCGCCTCCAGACCGGCTATCTCTACCACTACGCGTTCGTGATGCTGACGGGGATCGCCATCTTCGTCACCGTGATGATCGCCTTCGACCGGGGCATCCTATGA